DNA sequence from the Bradyrhizobium sp. CIAT3101 genome:
CGTATGCATGAGAAGGACGGCCTCGTCAGCCCCGGCGCTCGCCACCGGTTCGCGCTGATCGTGCCGCATTTCCAGCGCGCAGTCTCGATCGGGCGGCTGTTCGATCAGAACAAGGCGGCTCAGGCGGTGTTGACCCAGACGCTTGACAGCGTCACGGCCGCCGTCTTTCTGGTTGGCCCCAACGGACGCCTCGTCTTCACCAACGCGCCCGGACGCATGGTGCTGGACGAGGCCGCGCTGGTCGCCGAACGAAACGGAATGCTGTTCGCCGCCGCTCCCGAGGCGCAGCGCGCGTTGCGCGACGCGCTTGTGGCCGCCGAGAACGGCAATGTGCCGGCCGACAGCGCCGGCCCGATCCCGCTCGCGACCTCGCAAGGCCGCTGGTTCGCCAGCGTGCTGCCGCTCACCTCCGGCGACCGACAGCGCACCGGCGCGCTGCATTCCGCCGTCGCCGCCGTGTTCGTCCGCAAGACCTCGCCCGCAAGTCCGCCGCCGCTGGAGGCGCTGGCAAAGCTCTACAAGCTCACCGCCAGCGAGATCCGCGTGCTCGATGCCGTCATGAAGGTGAGCGGTGTGAAGGCCCTCGCTGTGGCCCTCGGCCTGACGCAGGCGACGGTCAAGACGCATCTCCACAATGTCTTCCGCAAGACCGGCGCCGCGCGACAGAGCGAACTCGTGAAGCTGATCGCCGGATTCGAGCCGCCCGAGCGGCCGTGATCTGGCAAAACCGGCCGGCGCAGCCTACATCTGCGCCATGACAAACCCTCCGCTCAAGGAATTCGTCGGCCGGCACGAAA
Encoded proteins:
- a CDS encoding helix-turn-helix transcriptional regulator, with product MTSEAALLSEVIGLVYDAALDPSLWPRALEQACLFVGGSSGALFWHDAATEQTAVLHLFNEAPDFTKLYLEKYLPLNPCFPAATFCEAGLVYASTDFVPFEEMAETRFYEEWMKPQGMIDALGANLEKGATNSSIVSVRMHEKDGLVSPGARHRFALIVPHFQRAVSIGRLFDQNKAAQAVLTQTLDSVTAAVFLVGPNGRLVFTNAPGRMVLDEAALVAERNGMLFAAAPEAQRALRDALVAAENGNVPADSAGPIPLATSQGRWFASVLPLTSGDRQRTGALHSAVAAVFVRKTSPASPPPLEALAKLYKLTASEIRVLDAVMKVSGVKALAVALGLTQATVKTHLHNVFRKTGAARQSELVKLIAGFEPPERP